In Thiohalophilus sp., a genomic segment contains:
- a CDS encoding ABC transporter permease, whose translation MDFEIPIGDWVEAGVNWIQTNLTGLLDAFADIVGLLVDTFEDGLLAVPPLVLSVIIVALAAWRVSWKFGLFAILAVVLIYGMDIWSETVSTLALVIGSSLLALLIGIPIGIAMARSETVEAVARPVLDLMQTMPPFVYLIPAAIFFGLGKVPGSIATLIFAMPPAVRLTNLGIRQVSQENVEAGLAFGCTSRQLLLKVQLPLAMPSIMAGVNQTIMLALSMVVIASMIGAGGLGNTVLTGIQRLDVGLGFEGGLGVVLLAILLDRITQSFGQGRRGVTSTSLIERLRQLFSLGRVNGRQSGSN comes from the coding sequence ATCGATTTCGAAATCCCGATTGGTGACTGGGTCGAAGCGGGGGTTAACTGGATTCAAACCAACCTTACCGGTTTGCTGGATGCCTTCGCGGACATTGTCGGCTTGCTGGTCGACACCTTTGAGGATGGTTTGCTGGCCGTACCGCCCCTGGTTTTATCCGTCATCATCGTTGCACTGGCGGCCTGGCGGGTGAGCTGGAAATTCGGCCTGTTTGCGATTCTCGCTGTAGTACTTATATATGGTATGGATATTTGGAGCGAGACCGTCTCCACCCTGGCGCTGGTAATCGGCTCCAGCCTGCTGGCGCTGCTGATTGGTATTCCCATCGGCATCGCCATGGCCCGCAGTGAGACCGTGGAAGCCGTTGCGCGGCCGGTGCTCGATCTTATGCAGACCATGCCCCCGTTTGTCTATTTGATTCCAGCTGCTATATTTTTCGGACTGGGCAAGGTCCCGGGCTCGATTGCCACGCTGATATTTGCCATGCCGCCGGCCGTCAGGCTGACCAACCTGGGGATTCGCCAGGTCAGCCAGGAAAACGTGGAGGCGGGGCTGGCTTTTGGCTGTACCAGTCGACAGCTGTTGCTCAAGGTGCAACTGCCGCTGGCCATGCCTTCGATTATGGCCGGCGTCAACCAGACTATCATGCTGGCATTGTCCATGGTGGTTATCGCCTCGATGATTGGCGCCGGTGGTCTGGGCAATACCGTACTGACCGGGATTCAGCGTCTGGATGTCGGGCTGGGTTTTGAAGGCGGGCTCGGCGTTGTCTTGCTGGCGATACTGCTGGATCGGATTACCCAGAGTTTCGGTCAGGGTCGGCGCGGGGTGACGAGCACCAGTCTGATAGAACGCCTTCGCCAGCTATTCAGTCTCGGCCGTGTGAATGGTCGCCAATCAGGTTCAAACTGA
- the proV gene encoding glycine betaine/L-proline ABC transporter ATP-binding protein ProV codes for MAAISSDDPKDKLVVEDLYKIFGPEPDEALRLLEQGLSKDEIFERTRTTVGVQSANFSIRDGEVFVVMGLSGSGKSTLVRLLNRLIEPTRGRILLDGGDITAMNKKELIRMRRESMSMVFQSFALMPHKTVVENAAFGLDVGGMDKQEQRKHALKALATVGLEANADSYPDELSGGMKQRVGLARALATNASILLMDEAFSALDPLIRTEMQDELVRLQQTEAHTIVFISHDLDEAIRIGDRIAIMDGGAIVQIGTPQEIVTNPANEYVRSFFYGVDVSKVFNAGDIAEQKPVAVINRAETDVRAALTQMRDDDRHLAVVVDADQHYSGMVSVNGLIRATEKDQGWNEAFLAAVKSTPAEMDLEEVLKRVVEEGYPVPVVDEQDRYLGVIDKNILLKTFNKAS; via the coding sequence ATGGCCGCCATCAGTAGTGATGATCCGAAAGACAAACTTGTTGTCGAAGATCTTTATAAAATATTTGGTCCCGAGCCCGATGAAGCACTACGCCTGCTGGAGCAGGGGCTCTCCAAGGATGAAATCTTCGAACGCACTCGTACCACGGTTGGCGTACAGAGCGCCAATTTTTCGATACGCGACGGCGAGGTGTTCGTGGTCATGGGGCTTTCCGGCTCCGGTAAATCCACGTTGGTGCGTCTGTTAAACCGGTTAATAGAACCAACGCGCGGTCGGATTTTGCTGGATGGCGGCGATATCACCGCCATGAATAAAAAAGAACTTATTCGCATGCGCCGGGAAAGCATGAGCATGGTGTTTCAGTCTTTTGCCCTCATGCCGCACAAAACAGTGGTGGAAAACGCGGCGTTCGGTCTGGATGTCGGTGGGATGGATAAACAGGAGCAGCGCAAGCATGCCCTCAAGGCACTTGCAACAGTGGGGCTCGAAGCCAATGCCGACAGTTATCCCGATGAGCTGTCCGGAGGTATGAAGCAACGTGTCGGTCTGGCACGCGCGCTGGCGACCAATGCATCCATACTTCTCATGGACGAGGCCTTTTCGGCCCTGGACCCGCTGATTCGAACCGAAATGCAGGACGAGCTGGTTCGATTGCAACAAACCGAGGCGCATACCATTGTCTTTATATCTCACGATCTCGACGAGGCAATCCGGATCGGCGATCGTATCGCGATCATGGATGGCGGCGCCATTGTGCAAATCGGGACGCCGCAGGAAATTGTCACCAATCCGGCCAATGAGTATGTGCGTTCCTTTTTCTATGGCGTGGATGTCAGCAAGGTATTCAATGCCGGTGACATTGCCGAGCAAAAGCCCGTTGCCGTGATCAACCGCGCCGAGACCGATGTGCGTGCTGCCCTGACACAGATGCGCGACGATGATCGTCACCTGGCCGTGGTCGTCGATGCGGACCAGCACTATAGTGGCATGGTCAGTGTCAATGGCCTGATTCGCGCAACAGAGAAAGACCAGGGCTGGAATGAGGCGTTTCTTGCCGCGGTGAAATCGACGCCAGCGGAGATGGATCTCGAAGAAGTATTGAAACGTGTCGTCGAAGAGGGCTACCCGGTTCCGGTGGTTGATGAGCAAGACCGTTATCTGGGGGTTATCGACAAGAATATTCTTCTGAAAACCTTTAACAAGGCGAGTTGA
- a CDS encoding glycine betaine ABC transporter substrate-binding protein, whose protein sequence is MSIKKLSHLLLVTVLTLGFSGGALAQDKVKIGWTAWSDAEFVTKLATRILEERMDQDVELIQTDIAPQYQGLKSGGIDIMLMSWQPGTHADYIEKTCTDVVNLGLLYTHARLGWVVPNSIPRDQVNSIEDLKKPEVREKLDGTITGIDPGAGLTRLSKEALKEYGLDYELQISSGAGMTAALKRAVRRDEWIVVTGWSPHWMFGAFELRYLEDPKGVLGSYERIHAVARKGFYQDNIKAASFFSRMQLPIEDLESAMNDAQETSYEKAVTKYIDENEERIDYWITGEL, encoded by the coding sequence ATGTCAATCAAGAAACTATCGCATCTGTTACTCGTTACGGTTCTAACGCTGGGTTTCAGTGGCGGTGCGCTGGCCCAGGATAAGGTCAAGATCGGCTGGACCGCCTGGTCTGATGCCGAGTTCGTCACCAAGCTGGCAACACGCATTCTCGAAGAGCGGATGGATCAGGATGTTGAACTCATTCAGACCGATATCGCCCCCCAGTATCAGGGGCTCAAATCCGGTGGTATCGATATCATGCTGATGTCCTGGCAACCGGGTACGCACGCGGACTATATTGAAAAAACCTGTACGGATGTGGTTAATCTGGGATTGTTGTATACCCATGCGCGTCTGGGCTGGGTTGTGCCAAACAGCATTCCCAGAGATCAGGTCAACTCGATTGAAGACCTGAAAAAGCCGGAAGTACGTGAAAAACTGGATGGCACCATCACCGGCATCGACCCGGGTGCCGGACTGACCCGCCTGTCGAAAGAGGCGCTCAAGGAATATGGTCTGGACTATGAACTGCAGATTTCCTCCGGCGCCGGCATGACGGCCGCGCTGAAACGAGCTGTGCGTCGCGACGAGTGGATTGTGGTGACCGGCTGGAGTCCGCACTGGATGTTTGGCGCTTTTGAACTACGCTATCTGGAAGACCCCAAAGGCGTGCTCGGCAGTTATGAGCGAATTCATGCCGTAGCCCGCAAGGGGTTTTACCAGGATAACATCAAGGCTGCCAGCTTCTTCTCACGCATGCAGTTGCCTATTGAGGATCTGGAATCAGCGATGAATGATGCTCAGGAAACCTCGTATGAAAAGGCAGTTACAAAATACATCGACGAGAACGAAGAGCGTATCGACTACTGGATCACTGGGGAGCTTTAA